In the genome of Lacerta agilis isolate rLacAgi1 chromosome 2, rLacAgi1.pri, whole genome shotgun sequence, one region contains:
- the SCPEP1 gene encoding retinoid-inducible serine carboxypeptidase — MLLKLPQAIALFSLATLGSAVYLEEPKEPKQAWGYVTVRPNASMFWWLYYADSPAKNFTQFPLIMWLQGGPGASGTGFGNFEEIGPLDSDLKPRKTTWLQTASLLFVDNPVGTGFSYVNDTLAYATNLCTVSTDLMVVLREFFKSKPEFQKVPFYIFSESYGGKMAAGVALELHKAIQAGTIKCNFLGVALGDSWISPLDSVISWGPYLYSTSYLDDKGLKQVTTAAKKVLDAMNKRQFKLATLLWSKAEDTIEEYTNGVNFYNILTQDTTSSTAAASIASETVPVLKLFQRHVQHQSKDKLSDLMNGPIRKKLKIIPDHVKWGGQSKDVFANMAEDFMKNAIDIVDDLLAAKVNVTVYNGQLDLIVSTIGQEAWLRKLKWPMLKRFNAQRWKPLYVGSESAATAAFHKSYENLDFFWILKAGHMVPADQGDMALKMLKMVTRQCH; from the exons ATGTTGCTGAAACTGCCGCAAGCGATCGCGCTGTTTTCTCTGGCCACTTTGGGCTCAG ctGTGTATTTAGAGGAACCCAAAGAACCGAAGCAGGCATGGGGGTATGTCACTGTCAGGCCCAACGCCAGCATGTTCTGGTGGCTGTACTATGCCGACAGCCCTGCAAAGAATTTCACCCAGTTCCCTCTGATCATGTGGCTTCAG GGTGGCCCTGGGGCTTCAGGCACAGGATTCGGAAACTTTGAAGAGATTGGCCCTTTAGATAGTGATCTAAAGCCAAGAAAGACAACTTGG CTGCAGACGGCAAGCTTGCTGTTTGTCGATAACCCCGTTGGCACTGGATTCAGCTATGTGAACGATACTCTTGCGTACGCCACAAATCTCTGCACAGTCTCCACGGACCTGATGGTGGTTCTCAGAGAATTCTTCAAGTCTAAGCCAGAATTCCAG AAAGTCCCTTTCTACATCTTTTCAGAATCCTACGGAGGCAAAATGGCTGCTGGCGTTGCTTTGGAACTGCATAAG gcTATTCAAGCTGGGACCATAAAGTGCAATTTTCTTGGTGTAGCACTTGGCGATTCGTGGATTTCTCCTCTAG ACTCTGTGATTTCCTGGGGACCTTACCTTTACAGCACT TCTTACCTTGACGATAAAGGTTTGAAACAAGTCACTACGGCTGCCAAAAAGGTCCTTGATGCTATGAATAAAAGGCAATTCAAGCTGGCTACATTGCTTTGGAGTAAGGCCGAAGATACCATAGAGGAG tACACGAATGGTGTGAATTTCTATAACATTCTGACTCAGGATACGACTTCATCTACAGCTGCTGCATCCATTGCAAGTGAAACAGTCCCTGTGT TGAAACTCTTCCAGCGTCATGTACAACATCAAAGTAAGGACAAGCTGAGTGATTTGATGAACGGGCCCATCAGGAAGAAGCTGAAAATAATTCCAGACCATGTCAAATGGGGAG GCCAGTCAAAAGACGTGTTTGCGAATATGGCTGAAGACTTCATGAAGAATGCAATAGATATCGTAGACGACTTGCTTGCAGCCAAGGTCAATGTCACTGTCTACAATGGGCAGTTGGATCTCATCGTTTCTACCATAG GCCAGGAAGCGTGGCTGCGGAAACTGAAGTGGCCCATGCTGAAAAGGTTTAATGCGCAAAGATGGAAGCCTTTATATGTAGGCTCAGAATCCGCAGCGACGGCCGCTTTCCATAAGTCCTATGAAAACCTGGACTTTTTCTGGATTCTGAAGGCTGGGCACATG GTACCAGCCGACCAAGGAGATATGGCACTGAAAATGCTCAAGATGGTGACCCGCCAATGCCACTAA